Proteins encoded by one window of Glycine soja cultivar W05 chromosome 15, ASM419377v2, whole genome shotgun sequence:
- the LOC114385977 gene encoding uncharacterized protein LOC114385977, whose amino-acid sequence MVAEALNGLLWRDKEENLYKGFKVGSNNVDVSILQYADDTIFLGEVTMENAKAIKTILRTFELVSSLKINFAKSGFGAFGVTTQWKQHATKYLNCGLLTFPLVYLGIPIGANPRRRHMWDSIIQKCERKLAKWK is encoded by the coding sequence ATGGTAGCTGAAGCTTTGAATGGGTTGTTGTGGAGAGACAAGGAGGAAAATTTGTATAAAGGCTTCAAGGTAGGATCCAACAATGTGGATGTTAGTATCCTACAGTATGCAGACGACACAATCTTCCTAGGAGAGGTAACTATGGAGAATGCAAAGGCCATTAAAACTATTCTGAGGACATTTGAACTTGTGTCaagcttaaaaataaattttgcaaaGAGTGGCTTTGGAGCTTTTGGTGTAACGACTCAATGGAAGCAACATGCAACCAAATATTTGAATTGTGGGTTGCTGACTTTTCCTCTTGTTTACCTGGGTATACCAATAGGGGCCAACCCAAGGCGAAGGCATATGTGGGATTCCATTATTCAGAAATGTGAGCGAAAATTAGCAAAGTGGAAATAG